GTAGTGTTCTCTCTATAAAACGCAGTTATGTATGTAATATATAAACAGAGACACTTTTTTTTATCATCTTTTCCATTATGCTCAATATTTTGGGCTCTTTGATTTCGGGGGAAAGTTTGGTGAAGGAAGCAGATGTAGGATGGATTTAGTATGTTCACAACTGACAGTACAGTGCTACATCTAAGATTATTCGAAATTATTAGCAGGTGCGATTCCGAAATACCATCTGTTCGCAGGTCAGAGTACCTAGTCGCGCAAGTATTATTTGATCTAGTGGGGCAGTAATTTGGCAAGTTACAAGTTCGAAGAACATAGGAAAAGTTACAAATACTAGCAGCTCATCAAATGATATATAAGTCCTGCAAATTGGTGACATGGCTGAAGCCTCCGCCTCTGTTACATAAATCTATTGCGTGTGTTACTTTACAAAACATGTTGGTGCTTCTGTTACATAAATCTGTCATGTGTGTTACTTTACAGAACATGTTGGTGCTTCAAATGGTCTATGAAGACCTCAGTTTCATGACTGCTATTTCATTATCTATTGCTCTCTTATGTAAATGGTACTAATACTGATAAAGTTACAATCGAATTATGGAAGCATGCAAGTCAAAACCATATAGAAAACAATAGTAGCACCGAAAACTCAaacaatagaaaactcaaatagTAGCACCGAAGGATAAAGATGAGTATTACCGTGAGACAGTGAAGTATTTTCAGCAACACTAGGTATCCTTGATGTTTGTGGTACTCGTTCATGGCCACTGTTGGAGTCAGGGACCTAATAAATATTAACACATTAGATAACAATACTTTTATAGGATTGAATTCATTAAGAATGCCTATAACTTCTGAAAATCGAGTTACCTGGTCACTTGAGGTGCTATTTTTATTTTGAGGCATAGATTCATTAGAAACATATTTGCGCATCAATTGTCTCATTTGGAGTAATTCTGATTGCATCTTCTCCTGATTTTGTTTCATTAGATTCATTTCTTCATTGTGTTTATCCTTTAACTCGGTTATCTCCTGTGTTAACTTTTGTACAGCCTCATTAGACGAATCCTCTGCAACAATATTTCCTAAGGAAGATCTACTACCCCATAGCATAGGAGTTGGACCAAGTCCTAAACCACGAACATACCCACTTTTGTCATTTCCGAAAACCTGGGAATACACATAGCCTTCCCAAGCAACACTGCGAGGAGGTTGATCAGTAGAGCTCTCACTATTATTCATCTTTTCATTTATCATTTC
This sequence is a window from Nicotiana sylvestris chromosome 3, ASM39365v2, whole genome shotgun sequence. Protein-coding genes within it:
- the LOC104244609 gene encoding uncharacterized protein, with product MSHTGGSKSIATLMDEQEMINEKMNNSESSTDQPPRSVAWEGYVYSQVFGNDKSGYVRGLGLGPTPMLWGSRSSLGNIVAEDSSNEAVQKLTQEITELKDKHNEEMNLMKQNQEKMQSELLQMRQLMRKYVSNESMPQNKNSTSSDQVPDSNSGHERVPQTSRIPSVAENTSLSHGHAV